The Synchiropus splendidus isolate RoL2022-P1 chromosome 1, RoL_Sspl_1.0, whole genome shotgun sequence genome includes a window with the following:
- the LOC128768168 gene encoding GRAM domain-containing protein 2B-like isoform X2, translated as MALVSEQVERPSTPLPPAEHVCQEARGSRSTAESEGRRRPRRRETLLTDPRVDTEESQHRRLTGVQLKPVEHLSTPLTPSDCEVKFEVKRSQSSQLSKANAHFHKLFKEVCRDEPLRQSYTCALQKDMLYQGKMFVSDSWICFHSKVFGRDTKISIPVTAVTFIKKTKTALLVPNALVVETSSEQHVFVSFLSRNATFKLLKSVCAHLEVEKSSSPLVSSCEHSFRVGCSSSLPLFPADFSHLDGVVQRRRQDMMESSSSGSRTPDYDKVSDFSALPDSFLNVVKSAEVSVHADVHLQNSGQNHGPSKPSRTHREKSSQSSSLHLLLLIYLFLVSLLVVSTCYMALKIVALEHRLDSLLSLGQNLQNRQSSGGQTQDELNAEIYGELSTNLFKLEKIQRNLRKLLQT; from the exons ATGGCTCTGGTCAGTGAGCAGGTGGAGCGACCTTCGACCCCGCTGCCTCCCGCCGAACACGTCTGCCAGGAGGCTCGCGGCTCCCG CAGCACGGCAGAGAGTGAAGGTCGGAGGAGACCGAGGAGGCGAGAGACGTTGCTCACTGACCCCCGAGTAGATACGGAGGAGTCACAGCACAGGAGACTGACGGGAGTCCA gctgaaGCCGGTGGAGCATCTCTCGACCCCGCTGACCCCCAGCGACTGCGAGGTCAAGTTTGAAGTGAAGCGGTCCCAGTCCAGCCAG CTGTCCAAAGCCAACGCTCACTTCCACAAGCTCTTCAAGGAGGTCTGCAGAGATGAGCCACTCAGACAGA GCTACACCTGTGCGCTGCAGAAGGACATGCTGTACCAGGGGAAGATGTTTGTCTCCGACAGCTGGATCTGTTTCCACTCCAAAGTCTTTGGCCGAGACACCAAG ATCTCCATCCCGGTCACTGCGGTCACCTTCATCAAGAAGACTAAGACGGCACTGCTGGTGCCCAATGCTCTGGTGGTGGAGACCAGCAGCGAGCAG CACGTCTTTGTTTCCTTCCTGTCCCGGAACGCCACGTTCAAGCTCCTCAAGTCCGTCTGTGCTCATCTGGAG gtggagaagagcagcagtcCTCTGGTGTCCTCGTGTGAGCACAGCTTCAGGGTTGGCTGCTCCTCCTCGCTTCCTCTG TTCCCCGCCGACTTCTCCCACCTGGACGGAGTCGTGCAGCGACGGCGGCAGGACATGATGGAGAGCAGCAGCTCCGGGTCCCGGACGCCGGACTACGACAAAGTGAGCG ACTTCAGCGCGCTGCCCGACTCCTTCCTTAATGTGGTGAAGAGTGCAGAGGTTTCGGTCCACGCAGACGTTCACCTGCAGAACTCGGGACAGAACCACG GGCCGTCCAAACCTTCCAGAACTCACCGGGAGAAATCCTCTCAGTCCAGTTctctgcacctgctgctgctgatctaCCTGTTTCT GGTGAGCCTCCTGGTGGTGTCCACCTGCTACATGGCTCTGAAGATCGTGGCTCTGGAGCACCGCCTGGACTCCTTGCTGTCCCTGGGCCAGAACCTTCAGAACCGGCA GAGCTCCGGCGGTCAGACGCAGGACGAGCTGAACGCAGAGATCTATGGAGAGCTGTCCACCAACCTGTTCAAGCTGGAGAAG AttcagagaaacctcaggaAACTTCTGCAGACGTGA
- the LOC128752586 gene encoding TNF receptor-associated factor 2-like, producing the protein MSATPSGVPAVSQVQRVIPSMAAQEPSPPSSMESNKPGYNKKILGNKLEDKHLCNCCHNILRRPVQAQCGHRFCSYCFNRTVSNGPQKCGACIKEDIFEEPTSILKQGCAFPDNAVRREVESLSAACVNESCSWTGSIKEFEQTHEGKCEFLIIPCPSCKERIRFSEQERHNERECPERTLNCKYCKEPFHFKNIKAHDEICPKYPMICEGCAKKKIPREKYVDHIKFCSKFRTPCRFHVVGCDMSVEKEKIHDHERAFAYEHLNLLLHYIMGMKVSMEGLQPQGLEVAGHKLVELQQSLRELEARVSQLSSSSSSCGPPVQGASTSSSSSSNPGAPGPPASAPLPPPPALAPTLSVSTSFTPLPSSVGAALELQLHSEKTKVAELGRRCTELEVKSGTFENVVCVLNREVERFATTMEASNRQHKLDQDKIEALSNKVRQLERTVGLKDLTVAEMEGRLREMSATTFDGVFVWRISDFAKKRQDAIAGRAPAMFSPAFYTSKYGYKMCLRIYLNGDGTGRGSHLSLFFVVMRGLSDALLKWPFNQKVTLMLLDQSNREHIIDAFRPDVTSSSFQRPVSEMNIASGCPLFCPLSKLDAKNSYIRDDTIFIKAIVDLTGL; encoded by the exons ATGTCTGCGACGCCCTCTGGTGTCCCAGCGGTTTCCCAGGTGCAACGCGTGATTCCCAGCATGGCGGCCCAGGAGCCGTCCCCCCCGTCGTCCATGGAGAGCAACAAGCCCGGATACAACAAGAAGATTCTGGGCAACAAGCTGGAGGACAAACATCTGTGCAACTGCTGCCACAACATCCTCAGGCGACCCGTCCAGGCCCAGTGTGGACACCGGTTCTGCTCCTACTGCTTCAACCGCACCGTCAG TAACGGACCTCAGAAATGCGGCGCCTGCATCAAGGAGGACATTTTTGAAGAGCCCACGTCCATCCTGAAGCAAGGCTGT GCCTTCCCCGACAACGCCGTGAGGAGAGAAGTGGAGAGTCTCTCGGCCGCCTGCGTCAACGAGAGCTGCTCGTGGACGGGAAGCATCAAGGAGTTCGAG CAAACCCACGAAGGCAAGTGCGAGTTCTTGATCATCCCGTGCCCGTCCTGCAAGGAGCGGATCCGCTTCAGCGAGCAGGAGCGCCACAATGAGCGCGAGTGCCCGGAGAGGACGCTGAACTGCAAGTACTGCAAGGAGCCGTTCCACTTCAAGAACATCAAG GCGCATGACGAGATCTGCCCCAAGTACCCCATGATCTGTGAGGGCTGCGCCAAGAAGAAGATCCCaagagagaag TACGTGGACCACATCAAATTCTGCAGCAAGTTCAGGACGCCGTGTCGCTTCCACGTGGTCGGCTGTGACATGTCT gtggagaaggagaagatccACGACCACGAGCGCGCCTTCGCCTACGAGCACCTGAACCTCCTGCTGCACTACATTATGGGCATGAAGGTGAGCATGGAGGGTCTGCAGCCGCAGGGTCTGGAGGTCGCTGGGCACAAGctggtggagctgcagcagtCGCTCCGGGAGCTGGAGGCCCGAGTGTCCcagctcagctcctcctcctcctcctgcgggCCTCCCGTGCAGggagcctccacctcctcctcctcttcgtcaaATCCAGGAGCTCCAGGGCCTCCCGCCTCGGCCCCTCTCCCGCCGCCGCCCGCTCTGGCGCCGACGCTCTCCGTGTCCACCTCCTTCACCCCTCTGCCCAGCTCTGTGGGGGCAGcgctggagctgcagctccacagcGAAAAGACCAAGGTGGCGGAGCTGGGCCGCAGGTGCACCGAGCTGGAGGTGAAGTCAGGGACCTTCGAGAACGTGGTGTGCGTGCTGAACAGAGAGGTGGAGCGCTTTGCCACCACCATGGAGGCCAGCAACCGCCAGCACAAGCTGGACCAGGACAAGATCGAGGCACTGAGCAACAAG GTGCGGCAGCTGGAGAGGACGGTGGGGCTGAAGGACCTGACGGTGGCCGAGATGGAGGGTCGACTCCGAGAGATGTCGGCCACCACGTTCGACGGCGTCTTTGTCTGGAGGATTTCTGACTTTGCCAAAAAGAGGCAGGACGCCATCGCGGGGCGAGCTCCAGCCATGTTCTCCCCAG CCTTCTACACCAGTAAATACGGCTACAAGATGTGTCTGCGAATCTACCTGAACGGCGATGGCACGGGGCGCGGCAGCCACCTGTCGCTGTTCTTCGTTGTGATGAGAGGACTCAGCGATGCCTTGCTCAAGTGGCCCTTCAACCAAAAG GTGacactgatgctgctggaccAGAGCAACCGGGAGCACATCATTGACGCCTTCCGCCCCGACGTCACCTCCTCGTCCTTCCAGAGGCCGGTCAGCGAGATGAACATTGCCAGCGGCTGCCCTCTCTTCTGCCCGCTCTCCAAACTCGATGCCAAAAACTCGTACATACGAGACGACACCATCTTCATCAAGGCCATCGTGGATCTCACAGGCCTCTAG
- the LOC128768168 gene encoding GRAM domain-containing protein 2B-like isoform X1, whose translation MALVSEQVERPSTPLPPAEHVCQEARGSRSTAESEGRRRPRRRETLLTDPRVDTEESQHRRLTGVQLKPVEHLSTPLTPSDCEVKFEVKRSQSSQLSKANAHFHKLFKEVCRDEPLRQSYTCALQKDMLYQGKMFVSDSWICFHSKVFGRDTKISIPVTAVTFIKKTKTALLVPNALVVETSSEQHVFVSFLSRNATFKLLKSVCAHLEVEKSSSPLVSSCEHSFRVGCSSSLPLFPADFSHLDGVVQRRRQDMMESSSSGSRTPDYDKVSDVCATDFSALPDSFLNVVKSAEVSVHADVHLQNSGQNHGPSKPSRTHREKSSQSSSLHLLLLIYLFLVSLLVVSTCYMALKIVALEHRLDSLLSLGQNLQNRQSSGGQTQDELNAEIYGELSTNLFKLEKIQRNLRKLLQT comes from the exons ATGGCTCTGGTCAGTGAGCAGGTGGAGCGACCTTCGACCCCGCTGCCTCCCGCCGAACACGTCTGCCAGGAGGCTCGCGGCTCCCG CAGCACGGCAGAGAGTGAAGGTCGGAGGAGACCGAGGAGGCGAGAGACGTTGCTCACTGACCCCCGAGTAGATACGGAGGAGTCACAGCACAGGAGACTGACGGGAGTCCA gctgaaGCCGGTGGAGCATCTCTCGACCCCGCTGACCCCCAGCGACTGCGAGGTCAAGTTTGAAGTGAAGCGGTCCCAGTCCAGCCAG CTGTCCAAAGCCAACGCTCACTTCCACAAGCTCTTCAAGGAGGTCTGCAGAGATGAGCCACTCAGACAGA GCTACACCTGTGCGCTGCAGAAGGACATGCTGTACCAGGGGAAGATGTTTGTCTCCGACAGCTGGATCTGTTTCCACTCCAAAGTCTTTGGCCGAGACACCAAG ATCTCCATCCCGGTCACTGCGGTCACCTTCATCAAGAAGACTAAGACGGCACTGCTGGTGCCCAATGCTCTGGTGGTGGAGACCAGCAGCGAGCAG CACGTCTTTGTTTCCTTCCTGTCCCGGAACGCCACGTTCAAGCTCCTCAAGTCCGTCTGTGCTCATCTGGAG gtggagaagagcagcagtcCTCTGGTGTCCTCGTGTGAGCACAGCTTCAGGGTTGGCTGCTCCTCCTCGCTTCCTCTG TTCCCCGCCGACTTCTCCCACCTGGACGGAGTCGTGCAGCGACGGCGGCAGGACATGATGGAGAGCAGCAGCTCCGGGTCCCGGACGCCGGACTACGACAAAGTGAGCG ATGTTTGTGCCACAGACTTCAGCGCGCTGCCCGACTCCTTCCTTAATGTGGTGAAGAGTGCAGAGGTTTCGGTCCACGCAGACGTTCACCTGCAGAACTCGGGACAGAACCACG GGCCGTCCAAACCTTCCAGAACTCACCGGGAGAAATCCTCTCAGTCCAGTTctctgcacctgctgctgctgatctaCCTGTTTCT GGTGAGCCTCCTGGTGGTGTCCACCTGCTACATGGCTCTGAAGATCGTGGCTCTGGAGCACCGCCTGGACTCCTTGCTGTCCCTGGGCCAGAACCTTCAGAACCGGCA GAGCTCCGGCGGTCAGACGCAGGACGAGCTGAACGCAGAGATCTATGGAGAGCTGTCCACCAACCTGTTCAAGCTGGAGAAG AttcagagaaacctcaggaAACTTCTGCAGACGTGA